A single genomic interval of Noviherbaspirillum saxi harbors:
- a CDS encoding ABC-F family ATPase → MLSTANITMQFGPKPLFENISVKFGDGNRYGLIGANGCGKSTFMKILGGDLEPSAGNVMLDVNERLGKLRQDQFAYEEMRVLDVVMMGHTEMWAAMSERDAIYANADATDDDYMKAADLEAKFAEYDGYTAEARAGELLLGVGVPTEQHQGPMSNVAPGWKLRVLLAQALFSNPDILLLDEPTNNLDINTIRWLEDVLNERNSTMIIISHDRHFLNQVCTHMADMDYGTLKVYPGNYDDYMLASSQARAQQLAVNAKAKERVAELQEFVRRFSANKSKARQATSRAKQIDKIKVDDIKPSSRQDPFVRFEGEKKLHRLAVEVQSLSKAYDRQLFRNLNLMVEAGEKIAIIGANGAGKTTLLRSIGSMDICGLQADSGITKWAENANVGYMPQDPTEEFAVDKNLTDWMGQWTKEGDDDQAVRSILGRLLFGGDDVKKSVKVLSGGEKGRMMYGKLMLGRHNVLLMDEPTNHMDMESIESLNIALDKYAGTLIFVSHDREFVSSLATRILEVKEGEIIDFQGNYEDYLTSQGIE, encoded by the coding sequence ATGCTTTCCACCGCAAATATCACGATGCAGTTCGGCCCCAAGCCGCTGTTTGAAAACATCTCTGTCAAGTTCGGCGACGGCAATCGTTATGGCCTGATCGGCGCCAACGGCTGCGGCAAGTCAACTTTCATGAAAATCCTCGGCGGCGACCTGGAACCAAGCGCGGGTAACGTCATGCTCGACGTTAACGAGCGACTGGGCAAGCTGCGCCAGGACCAGTTCGCTTACGAGGAAATGCGCGTGCTCGACGTCGTAATGATGGGGCACACCGAAATGTGGGCGGCGATGAGCGAGCGCGATGCGATCTACGCCAACGCGGACGCCACCGATGACGATTACATGAAGGCGGCCGATCTGGAGGCCAAGTTCGCCGAATACGACGGCTATACCGCCGAGGCGCGCGCCGGCGAATTGCTGCTGGGGGTCGGCGTGCCGACCGAACAGCACCAGGGTCCGATGAGCAATGTCGCACCGGGCTGGAAACTGCGGGTCCTGCTGGCGCAGGCGCTGTTTTCCAATCCCGATATCCTGCTGCTGGACGAACCGACCAACAATCTCGACATTAATACCATCCGCTGGCTGGAAGACGTGCTCAACGAGCGCAATTCCACCATGATCATCATTTCCCACGATCGTCACTTCCTGAACCAGGTATGCACGCACATGGCGGACATGGATTACGGCACGCTGAAGGTCTATCCGGGCAATTACGATGACTACATGCTCGCGTCGTCGCAGGCGCGTGCGCAGCAGTTGGCGGTCAATGCGAAAGCCAAGGAACGTGTCGCAGAGCTGCAGGAATTCGTCCGCCGCTTCTCGGCCAACAAATCCAAGGCGCGCCAGGCCACATCGCGCGCCAAGCAGATCGACAAGATCAAGGTGGACGACATCAAGCCGTCGAGCCGGCAGGATCCGTTCGTACGCTTCGAGGGTGAAAAGAAACTGCACCGCCTCGCAGTCGAAGTGCAAAGCTTGTCGAAGGCTTACGACAGGCAGCTTTTCAGGAATCTCAACCTGATGGTCGAAGCCGGCGAAAAGATCGCGATCATCGGCGCCAACGGGGCCGGTAAGACTACGCTGCTGCGCTCGATCGGCAGCATGGATATCTGCGGGCTGCAAGCCGACAGCGGCATCACCAAGTGGGCGGAAAACGCCAACGTCGGCTATATGCCGCAGGATCCGACCGAAGAGTTCGCGGTCGACAAGAACCTGACCGACTGGATGGGTCAATGGACCAAGGAAGGCGATGACGATCAGGCGGTACGCTCGATTCTCGGACGCCTGCTGTTCGGCGGGGACGATGTCAAGAAGTCGGTCAAGGTGCTGTCGGGCGGTGAAAAAGGCCGGATGATGTATGGCAAGCTCATGCTTGGCCGGCACAATGTGCTGTTGATGGACGAGCCGACCAATCACATGGATATGGAATCCATCGAGTCGCTCAATATCGCGCTCGACAAGTATGCGGGCACATTGATTTTCGTATCGCACGACCGCGAATTCGTGTCTTCGCTCGCGACCCGCATCCTTGAGGTGAAGGAAGGCGAGATTATCGATTTCCAGGGCAACTACGAAGACTATCTGACGAGCCAGGGCATCGAATAA
- a CDS encoding 2-dehydro-3-deoxy-6-phosphogalactonate aldolase: MANDAFHPFPCPLVAILRGLTPDEAPMVGRVLFGAGFRMLEVPLNRPGAIEAMRILIEMAPDDAVIGAGTVLTVADVEAVKDAGGTLIVSPHCAEDVISHAARNGMIALPGVATPTEAYRALDAGARGLKLFPAEMIPPPAVKAMRSILPADTPLLPVGGIHTQNMAAYIAAGATGFGIGGQLYQPKVEEATLKRSADAFMAAREKLLQGA; the protein is encoded by the coding sequence ATGGCTAATGATGCATTTCATCCTTTCCCCTGTCCGTTGGTGGCGATCCTGCGCGGCCTGACGCCTGACGAAGCGCCCATGGTCGGGCGCGTGCTGTTTGGAGCCGGATTCCGCATGCTTGAGGTGCCGCTGAACCGGCCGGGCGCAATCGAGGCCATGCGCATATTGATCGAGATGGCGCCGGACGATGCCGTGATCGGAGCAGGCACCGTGCTTACGGTCGCAGACGTGGAGGCTGTCAAGGACGCCGGCGGCACGCTGATCGTTTCGCCCCATTGCGCGGAAGACGTCATTTCGCATGCAGCGCGCAACGGCATGATTGCGCTGCCCGGCGTCGCCACGCCGACCGAAGCCTATCGCGCGCTGGACGCCGGCGCGCGCGGCCTGAAGCTGTTTCCCGCCGAGATGATTCCACCGCCCGCAGTCAAGGCCATGCGCTCCATTCTTCCCGCCGATACGCCGCTGCTGCCGGTCGGCGGCATCCATACCCAGAACATGGCCGCCTATATCGCGGCCGGCGCGACCGGATTCGGCATAGGCGGCCAGTTGTACCAGCCGAAGGTAGAGGAAGCGACATTGAAACGCTCCGCCGACGCCTTCATGGCGGCGCGGGAAAAACTGCTGCAGGGGGCGTGA